CGAGGTTATCGTCGGTGGTACGGTCGGCGAGGTCGTTGAGTCCAAGTCTTCCGCCGTGGCGGTCGGCGAAGTGGTCGAAGCCTATTCCGGGTGGCAGGACTACGCTGTCTTCCCCGGGAATCATCTTCGCAAGCTCGATCCGACGTTGGCGCCGCTGACAACCGCGCTCGGCGTGCTCGGCATGCCAGGGTTGACCGCCTATCACGGTCTGCTGGAGGTCGGTCAGCCCAAGGCGGGAGAAACCGTCTTCGTTTCCGCCGCGTCTGGCGCCGTCGGGGCGACGGTCGGGCAGATCGCCAAGATCAAGGGCTGTCGTGTCGCCGGCTGCGCCGGATCGGACGCCAAGGTGGCCTACTGCCTGGACGACTGCGGCTACGACGCCTGCTTCAACTACAAGGCATGCGGCGACATTGCCGATGCCATGCGCGCGGCCTGCCCGGACGGCATCGATGTCTACTTCGAGAACGTCGGCGGTGTGATCGGCCGCACCGCGTTCGATCAACTCAATCTTCACGGCCGCGTCGCCGTATGCGGCACGATTTCCGGCTACAACGCCACCGCTCCGGAGATGGTGCCCGACGAGCTCTGGAAGTTCATCGTCAAGCGCGCGCGCATGGAAGGACTGCTGGTAACCGACTTCGCCGATAAGCACGCCGCGGCGCTCGCCGAGATGGCGGGCTGGATCAAGGATGGCCGCCTGACCTATCGCGAGACCATTGTCGACGGGCTGGAGAACGCGCCAAGCGCG
The sequence above is a segment of the Pseudomonadota bacterium genome. Coding sequences within it:
- a CDS encoding NADP-dependent oxidoreductase — translated: MTTTTNRQITLAKRPVGLPTDDDLKLVEGPLPEPGEGEALVRTIYLSLDPYMRGMMDDAESYEAPIGLGEVIVGGTVGEVVESKSSAVAVGEVVEAYSGWQDYAVFPGNHLRKLDPTLAPLTTALGVLGMPGLTAYHGLLEVGQPKAGETVFVSAASGAVGATVGQIAKIKGCRVAGCAGSDAKVAYCLDDCGYDACFNYKACGDIADAMRAACPDGIDVYFENVGGVIGRTAFDQLNLHGRVAVCGTISGYNATAPEMVPDELWKFIVKRARMEGLLVTDFADKHAAALAEMAGWIKDGRLTYRETIVDGLENAPSAFNGLFSGDNFGKLIIRVSDEPA